A region of Streptomyces sp. R44 DNA encodes the following proteins:
- a CDS encoding SGNH/GDSL hydrolase family protein, translating to MRTTNTLRRSALALLTTAALALAPTALADAGHHGPGSQAWRGAWAASPHSATAPFGPNWSQQGFDNQTVRQVVRVTASGTRTRIELTNRYGTGPLRITGATVARTATGDRPRSAIVPGSVRTLRFDHRPSVTIPAGETLLSDAVNLPVEAFEQLTVTLYLADPTGPATFHHLASATSYRAAGDHRADLSGAAFQETSSSWYFLSGVEVTGGRDTARRDGIVTFGDSITDGVGSTTDADNRYPDELAERLAASGRPRAVLNHGIGGNEVTNDTTWAGEKALNRFRKDVLTEPGVRTVVILEGINDIGGSGPSFPGGPTPEVSVEKLIAGHRTLIAEAHAKGLKVVGATLTPVKGSPYFTEANEAKREAFNDWVRTSGAYDAVVDFDRAVADPADPERILPAYDSGDHLHPGDAGYRAMAEALDPDAL from the coding sequence ATGCGAACCACGAACACGCTCCGTCGCTCCGCTCTCGCCCTCCTCACCACCGCCGCGCTCGCCTTAGCCCCCACCGCGCTCGCCGACGCCGGCCACCACGGCCCCGGCAGCCAGGCCTGGCGCGGCGCCTGGGCCGCCTCCCCGCACTCCGCGACCGCGCCGTTCGGCCCCAACTGGTCGCAGCAGGGCTTCGACAACCAGACGGTCCGCCAGGTCGTCCGCGTCACCGCCTCCGGCACCCGGACCCGCATCGAACTGACGAACCGTTACGGCACCGGTCCGCTGCGGATCACCGGCGCGACCGTCGCCCGTACCGCCACGGGAGACCGCCCCCGGAGCGCGATCGTGCCCGGCTCCGTGCGGACGCTCCGCTTCGACCACCGGCCGTCCGTGACGATCCCGGCCGGCGAGACCCTCCTCAGCGACGCCGTGAACCTCCCCGTCGAGGCCTTCGAGCAGCTGACCGTCACCCTCTACCTCGCGGACCCGACCGGCCCGGCGACCTTCCACCACCTCGCCTCGGCCACCAGCTACCGCGCCGCCGGCGACCACCGCGCCGACCTGTCCGGCGCCGCCTTCCAGGAGACCAGCAGCTCCTGGTACTTCCTCTCCGGCGTCGAGGTCACCGGCGGCCGCGACACCGCCCGCCGCGACGGCATCGTCACCTTCGGCGACTCCATCACCGACGGCGTCGGCTCCACGACGGACGCCGACAACCGCTACCCCGACGAGCTCGCCGAGCGCCTCGCCGCCTCCGGCCGGCCCCGCGCCGTCCTCAACCACGGCATCGGCGGCAACGAGGTCACCAACGACACCACCTGGGCGGGCGAGAAGGCCCTCAACCGCTTCCGCAAGGACGTCCTCACCGAGCCCGGCGTGCGGACCGTCGTCATCCTGGAGGGCATCAACGACATCGGCGGCAGCGGCCCGTCCTTCCCCGGCGGCCCCACCCCCGAGGTCTCCGTCGAGAAGCTGATCGCCGGCCACCGCACCCTGATCGCCGAGGCCCACGCCAAGGGCCTCAAGGTCGTGGGCGCCACCCTCACCCCGGTCAAGGGCTCCCCCTACTTCACCGAGGCCAACGAGGCCAAGCGGGAGGCCTTCAACGACTGGGTCCGCACCTCCGGCGCGTACGACGCCGTCGTCGACTTCGACCGCGCCGTCGCCGACCCGGCCGACCCGGAGCGCATCCTCCCCGCGTACGACTCGGGCGACCACCTCCACCCGGGCGACGCCGGCTACCGCGCCATGGCCGAGGCCCTGGACCCCGACGCGCTGTAA
- a CDS encoding ABC transporter ATP-binding protein has translation MTSAVTIPRHGGTGEGTAVAARARQVVKAYGSGETRVVALDSVDVDIARGRFTAIMGPSGSGKSTLMHCLAGLDTVTSGQIFLDETEITGLKDKKLTRLRRDRIGFIFQAFNLLPTLNAIENITLPMDIAGRKPDAEWLRRVVDTVGLSERLKHRPNQLSGGQQQRVAVARALAARPEIIFGDEPTGNLDSRAGAEVLGFLRASVDELGQTIVMVTHDPVAASYADRVLYLADGRIVDEMERPTADAVLDRMKDFDARGRTS, from the coding sequence GTGACTTCGGCTGTGACCATCCCCAGGCACGGGGGTACTGGCGAGGGGACGGCCGTCGCGGCGCGGGCGCGGCAGGTCGTGAAGGCGTACGGCTCGGGGGAGACCCGGGTCGTCGCCCTCGACTCCGTCGACGTGGACATCGCCCGCGGGCGGTTCACCGCGATCATGGGACCCTCGGGTTCCGGCAAGTCGACCCTGATGCACTGCCTCGCCGGGCTCGACACCGTCACCAGCGGGCAGATCTTCCTCGACGAGACCGAGATCACCGGCCTCAAGGACAAGAAGCTCACCCGGCTGCGCCGGGACCGGATCGGCTTCATCTTCCAGGCGTTCAACCTGCTGCCCACCCTGAACGCCATCGAGAACATCACGCTGCCGATGGACATCGCCGGGCGCAAGCCGGACGCCGAGTGGCTGCGGCGGGTCGTCGACACCGTCGGGCTCTCCGAGCGGCTCAAGCACCGGCCGAACCAGCTCTCCGGCGGCCAGCAGCAGCGCGTCGCCGTCGCCCGCGCGCTCGCCGCCCGGCCGGAGATCATCTTCGGTGACGAGCCGACCGGAAACCTGGACTCGCGGGCCGGCGCCGAGGTCCTCGGCTTCCTCCGCGCCTCCGTGGACGAACTGGGCCAGACCATCGTCATGGTCACCCACGACCCCGTCGCCGCCTCCTACGCGGACCGGGTGCTCTACCTCGCCGACGGGCGGATCGTGGACGAGATGGAGCGGCCCACCGCCGACGCCGTACTCGACCGCATGAAGGACTTCGACGCGCGCGGGCGGACGTCATGA
- a CDS encoding TetR/AcrR family transcriptional regulator produces MTTSRSTYHHGELRQAVLAAALDVIAADGPGALSLRDLARRAGVSHAAPAHHFKDRTGLLTAIAAQGYELLAAGLAGTPELRERGVRYVRFAREHPAHFQVMFQPDLLRADDPDLLAAKEHASAELRAGVADLGGVPDARTAGIAAWSLAHGFATLLLTHNVRDAVGDRDPEEYFRSLTGLLFGGAASQPPAGERE; encoded by the coding sequence ATGACGACGAGCCGGAGTACCTACCACCACGGCGAGCTGCGGCAGGCCGTCCTCGCCGCCGCCCTCGACGTGATCGCCGCCGACGGCCCCGGGGCGCTCAGCCTGCGCGACCTCGCCCGCCGCGCGGGCGTCTCGCACGCCGCCCCCGCCCACCACTTCAAGGACCGCACGGGCCTGCTCACCGCGATCGCGGCCCAGGGTTACGAGCTCCTCGCCGCCGGCCTCGCGGGCACACCCGAACTGCGCGAACGCGGCGTGCGGTACGTCCGCTTCGCGAGGGAGCACCCGGCGCACTTCCAGGTCATGTTCCAGCCGGATCTGCTCCGTGCCGACGACCCGGACCTCCTCGCCGCCAAGGAGCACGCCTCCGCCGAACTCCGCGCGGGCGTCGCCGACCTGGGGGGCGTCCCCGACGCCCGTACGGCCGGCATCGCCGCCTGGTCGCTCGCCCACGGCTTCGCGACGCTGCTCCTCACCCACAACGTGCGGGACGCGGTCGGCGACCGCGACCCCGAGGAGTACTTCCGCTCGCTCACCGGCCTGCTCTTCGGCGGGGCCGCGTCCCAACCTCCCGCCGGGGAACGGGAATAG
- the mfd gene encoding transcription-repair coupling factor, whose product MSLHGLLDVVVKDAALAEAVKAAADGNRPHVDLVGPAAARPFAVAALARDSGRPVLAVTATGREAEDLAAALRSLLDPDRVVEYPSWETLPHERLSPRSDTVGRRLAVLRRLAHPRDDDPAAGPVSVVVAPIRSVLQPQVKGLGDLEPVALRSGQTADLNEVVEGLAAAAYSRVELVEKRGEFAVRGGILDVFPPTEEHPLRIEFWGDDVEEIRYFKVADQRSLEVAEHGLWAPPCRELLLTEDVRERAAALAVEHPELGELLNKIAEGIAVEGMESLAPVLVDDMELVLDVLPKGSMAVVCDPERVRTRAADLVATSQEFLQASWAATAGGGEAPIDVGAASLWGIADVRDRARELGMAWWSVSPFAADEIVAGDTLTLGMHAPESYRGDTARALADTKGWLADGWRTVYVTEAHGPASRTVEVLGGEGIAARLDADLTEIAPSVVHVACGSIDFGFVDTALKLAVLTETDLSGQKAAGKDGQRMPAKRRKTIDPLTLEVGDYIVHEQHGVGRYVEMVQRTVQGATREYLLVEYAPAKRGQPGDRLYIPTDQLEQVTKYVGGEAPTLHRLGGADWTKTKQRAKKAVKEIAADLIKLYSARMAAPGHAFGPDTPWQRELEDAFPYAETPDQLSTIAEVKEDMEKTVPMDRLICGDVGYGKTEIAVRAAFKAVQDGKQVAVLVPTTLLVQQHFGTFSERYSQFPVKVRALSRFQTETESKATMEGLREGSVDVVIGTHRLFSSETKFKDLGLVIVDEEQRFGVEHKEQLKKLRANVDVLTMSATPIPRTLEMAVTGIREMSTITTPPEERHPVLTFVGPYEEKQIGAAIRRELLREGQVFYIHNRVDSIDRAAARLREIVPEARIATAHGQMSEQALEQVVVDFWEKKFDVLVSTTIVESGIDISNANTLIVERGDNFGLSQLHQLRGRVGRGRERGYAYFLYPPEKPLTETAHERLATIAQHTEMGAGMYVAMKDLEIRGAGNLLGGEQSGHIAGVGFDLYVRMVGEAVADYRASLEGGVEEEPPLEVKIELPVDAHMPHDYAPGERLRLQAYRSIASANSEEDIRAVREELTDRYGKLPEPVENLLLVAGLRMLARACGVGEIVLQGSNIRFAPVELRESQELRLKRLHPRSVIKPAVHQILVPRPTSGKIGGKPVVGRELLAWTGEFLTTILGG is encoded by the coding sequence ATGAGTCTGCACGGTCTGCTCGATGTCGTCGTCAAGGACGCCGCCCTCGCCGAGGCGGTGAAGGCCGCCGCCGACGGCAACCGTCCGCACGTGGACCTGGTCGGCCCGGCGGCGGCGCGCCCGTTCGCCGTGGCCGCGCTCGCCCGGGACTCGGGGCGGCCGGTGCTCGCGGTGACCGCGACCGGCCGGGAGGCCGAGGACCTCGCCGCCGCGCTGCGGTCCCTCCTGGACCCGGACAGGGTCGTCGAGTACCCCTCCTGGGAGACCCTGCCGCACGAGCGGCTCTCGCCCCGCTCCGACACCGTCGGCCGCCGGCTGGCCGTGCTGCGCCGGCTTGCGCACCCCCGCGACGACGACCCGGCCGCCGGGCCCGTCTCCGTCGTCGTCGCGCCCATCCGTTCCGTACTCCAGCCGCAGGTCAAGGGGCTGGGGGACCTGGAGCCGGTGGCTCTCAGGAGCGGCCAGACCGCCGATCTGAACGAGGTCGTCGAGGGGCTCGCCGCCGCCGCGTACTCCCGTGTCGAGCTCGTCGAGAAGCGCGGCGAGTTCGCCGTGCGCGGCGGCATCCTGGACGTCTTCCCGCCGACCGAGGAGCATCCGCTCCGGATCGAGTTCTGGGGCGACGACGTCGAGGAGATCCGTTACTTCAAGGTCGCCGACCAGCGCTCCCTCGAAGTGGCCGAGCACGGTCTGTGGGCGCCGCCCTGCCGTGAGCTGCTCCTGACCGAGGACGTACGGGAAAGGGCCGCGGCGCTCGCCGTCGAGCATCCCGAGCTCGGCGAGCTGCTCAACAAGATCGCCGAGGGGATCGCGGTCGAGGGCATGGAGTCCCTCGCGCCGGTCCTCGTCGACGACATGGAGCTGGTGCTCGACGTCCTTCCCAAGGGCTCGATGGCCGTCGTCTGCGACCCCGAGCGGGTGCGGACCCGGGCCGCCGACCTGGTGGCCACCAGCCAGGAGTTCCTCCAGGCCTCGTGGGCCGCCACCGCCGGCGGCGGCGAGGCGCCGATCGACGTCGGCGCGGCCTCGCTGTGGGGGATCGCGGACGTACGGGACCGGGCGCGCGAGCTCGGCATGGCCTGGTGGTCGGTGTCGCCGTTCGCGGCGGACGAGATCGTCGCGGGGGACACCCTGACGCTGGGCATGCACGCCCCCGAGTCGTACCGAGGCGACACCGCCCGTGCGCTCGCCGACACCAAAGGCTGGCTGGCCGACGGCTGGCGCACGGTGTACGTGACGGAGGCCCACGGCCCCGCGTCCCGTACGGTCGAGGTCCTCGGCGGCGAGGGCATCGCCGCCCGCCTCGACGCGGACCTGACGGAGATCGCCCCGTCGGTCGTGCACGTGGCGTGCGGCTCCATCGACTTCGGCTTCGTCGACACGGCGCTCAAGCTGGCGGTGCTGACGGAGACCGACCTGTCGGGGCAGAAGGCGGCCGGCAAGGACGGGCAGCGGATGCCCGCCAAGCGCCGCAAGACGATCGACCCGCTGACCCTGGAGGTCGGCGACTACATCGTGCACGAGCAGCACGGCGTCGGCCGGTACGTGGAGATGGTGCAGCGGACCGTGCAGGGCGCGACCCGCGAGTACCTCCTCGTCGAGTACGCGCCCGCGAAGCGCGGCCAGCCGGGCGACCGCCTCTACATCCCGACCGACCAGCTGGAGCAGGTCACCAAGTACGTGGGCGGCGAGGCGCCGACCCTGCACCGGCTCGGCGGCGCGGACTGGACGAAGACGAAGCAGCGCGCGAAGAAGGCCGTCAAGGAGATCGCGGCCGATCTGATCAAGCTGTACTCGGCGCGGATGGCGGCGCCCGGTCATGCCTTCGGGCCCGACACCCCGTGGCAGCGGGAGCTGGAGGACGCCTTCCCGTACGCGGAGACGCCCGACCAGCTGTCCACGATCGCCGAGGTGAAGGAGGACATGGAGAAGACGGTCCCCATGGACCGTCTGATCTGCGGCGACGTCGGCTACGGCAAGACGGAGATCGCGGTACGGGCGGCCTTCAAGGCCGTCCAGGACGGCAAGCAGGTCGCGGTCCTGGTCCCGACGACGCTCCTCGTGCAACAGCACTTCGGCACGTTCAGCGAGCGGTACTCGCAGTTCCCGGTGAAGGTGCGGGCGCTGTCCCGGTTCCAGACGGAGACCGAGTCGAAGGCGACGATGGAGGGCCTGCGGGAGGGCTCGGTCGACGTCGTCATCGGCACCCACCGCCTCTTCTCCTCCGAGACGAAGTTCAAGGACCTGGGCCTGGTCATCGTCGACGAGGAGCAGCGCTTCGGCGTCGAGCACAAGGAGCAGCTGAAGAAGCTCCGGGCCAATGTCGACGTCCTGACGATGTCCGCGACCCCGATCCCGCGCACCCTTGAGATGGCGGTGACGGGGATCAGGGAGATGTCGACGATCACGACACCGCCCGAGGAGCGGCACCCGGTCCTCACCTTCGTCGGCCCGTACGAGGAGAAGCAGATCGGCGCCGCGATCCGGCGTGAACTCCTGCGCGAGGGCCAGGTCTTCTACATCCACAACCGGGTCGACTCGATCGACCGGGCGGCGGCGCGGCTGCGCGAGATCGTGCCCGAGGCGCGGATCGCGACGGCGCACGGCCAGATGTCCGAGCAGGCCCTGGAGCAGGTCGTCGTGGACTTCTGGGAGAAGAAGTTCGACGTGCTGGTGTCGACGACGATCGTCGAGTCCGGCATCGACATCTCCAACGCCAACACCCTGATCGTCGAGCGCGGCGACAACTTCGGGTTGTCGCAGCTCCACCAGCTGCGCGGCCGTGTCGGCCGTGGCCGCGAGCGGGGGTACGCGTACTTCCTGTACCCGCCGGAGAAGCCGCTCACGGAGACCGCGCACGAGCGGCTCGCGACGATCGCCCAGCACACCGAGATGGGCGCGGGCATGTACGTGGCGATGAAGGACCTGGAGATCCGCGGCGCGGGCAATCTGCTCGGCGGCGAGCAGTCCGGTCACATCGCGGGCGTCGGCTTCGACCTGTACGTACGGATGGTCGGCGAGGCCGTCGCCGACTACCGGGCCTCGCTCGAAGGCGGCGTGGAGGAGGAGCCGCCGCTGGAGGTCAAGATCGAGCTCCCGGTCGACGCGCACATGCCGCACGACTACGCGCCGGGGGAGCGGCTGCGGCTCCAGGCCTACCGCTCGATCGCCTCGGCGAACTCGGAGGAGGACATCAGGGCCGTACGCGAGGAGCTCACCGACCGGTACGGCAAGCTGCCCGAGCCGGTGGAGAACCTGCTCCTGGTGGCGGGCCTGCGGATGCTCGCGCGCGCGTGCGGGGTCGGCGAGATCGTCCTCCAGGGCTCCAACATCCGCTTCGCGCCGGTGGAGCTGCGCGAGTCCCAGGAGCTCCGCCTCAAGCGTCTCCACCCGCGCTCGGTGATCAAGCCGGCGGTCCACCAGATCCTGGTGCCGCGCCCGACGTCCGGGAAGATCGGCGGGAAGCCGGTGGTCGGCCGTGAACTCCTGGCGTGGACGGGTGAGTTCCTGACGACGATCCTCGGGGGCTGA
- a CDS encoding DUF397 domain-containing protein, which yields MNSTESLAWFKSSYSGAEGGQCIEVAAGAGAVHVRDSKDVARPALRVSRDAWAGFVGLASAE from the coding sequence ATGAACAGCACGGAATCCCTCGCCTGGTTCAAGAGCAGCTACAGCGGTGCTGAGGGTGGCCAGTGCATCGAGGTCGCGGCGGGCGCAGGAGCCGTGCACGTCCGGGACTCCAAGGACGTGGCCCGGCCGGCCCTCCGGGTCTCGCGCGACGCGTGGGCCGGGTTCGTCGGGCTCGCCTCGGCGGAGTAG
- a CDS encoding MFS transporter encodes MTEPSTTRAGAGPAPATAPSLRPRGPVVLALMLAMGLAALDGTIVSTAVPQIVGDLGGLSVFSWLFSGYLLAVTVTLPVYGKLSDTFGRKPVLIAGTVLFLIGSVLCAAAWNMASLIAFRVVQGLGGGALQGTVQTIAADLYPLKERPKIQARLSSVWAASSIAGPALGGLLAGYADWRWIFLINLPVGLLALWLVARHLTEPARTAPRARVRIDWAGALAIFATGAVLITALVQGGVAWPWLSAPSLGLLGGAAALAALTVVIERRAAEPIIPGWVWRRRTIAAVNLALGSLGLLMVAPTVFLPTYAQSVLGLGPIAAGFVLSSWTLSWPITAALSNRVYTRIGFRLTAVLGISLALLLLLAFPFLPFPGEPWQPALLMLLLGGALGLFQLPLIVGVQSTVPYEERGTTTASVLFCRQVGQSVGAALFGAIANGVLAARLGTDTDLDTLARALTSTDAIRRAVDAAVDWVYLGAAAAAALALLALLTLAPRRFPVLKEED; translated from the coding sequence GTGACAGAGCCGTCGACGACCCGGGCCGGAGCAGGCCCCGCACCGGCGACCGCCCCCAGCCTCCGACCCCGAGGCCCCGTGGTCCTCGCCCTCATGCTCGCCATGGGGCTCGCCGCGCTCGACGGGACCATCGTGTCCACCGCCGTGCCCCAGATCGTCGGCGACCTCGGCGGACTCTCCGTCTTCTCCTGGCTCTTCTCCGGCTATCTGCTCGCCGTCACGGTCACCCTGCCCGTGTACGGAAAGCTCAGCGACACCTTCGGCCGCAAGCCCGTCCTCATCGCCGGCACCGTCCTCTTCCTCATCGGCTCCGTCCTGTGCGCCGCCGCCTGGAACATGGCCTCCCTGATCGCCTTCCGCGTCGTCCAGGGCCTCGGCGGCGGCGCACTCCAGGGCACCGTCCAGACCATCGCCGCCGACCTGTACCCCCTGAAGGAACGCCCGAAGATCCAGGCCCGGCTCTCCTCCGTCTGGGCCGCGTCCTCGATCGCCGGACCGGCCCTGGGCGGCCTCCTCGCCGGCTACGCCGACTGGCGCTGGATCTTCCTGATCAACCTGCCGGTGGGCCTCCTCGCGCTCTGGCTCGTCGCCCGCCACCTGACGGAACCCGCCCGCACCGCACCCCGCGCCCGCGTCCGCATCGACTGGGCCGGCGCCCTCGCGATCTTCGCCACCGGAGCCGTGCTCATCACCGCGCTCGTCCAGGGCGGAGTCGCCTGGCCCTGGCTCTCCGCCCCGTCCCTCGGCCTCCTCGGCGGAGCCGCCGCCCTCGCCGCGCTCACCGTCGTCATCGAACGGCGCGCGGCCGAGCCGATCATCCCCGGCTGGGTCTGGCGCCGCCGCACGATCGCCGCGGTCAACCTCGCCCTCGGCTCCCTCGGCCTGCTGATGGTCGCCCCGACGGTCTTCCTGCCGACGTACGCGCAGTCGGTCCTCGGCCTGGGCCCGATAGCCGCCGGCTTCGTCCTGTCCTCCTGGACCCTGAGCTGGCCCATCACGGCCGCGCTCTCGAACCGGGTCTACACCCGCATCGGCTTCCGCCTCACGGCCGTGCTCGGCATCTCCCTGGCCCTGCTCCTCCTCCTGGCGTTCCCGTTCCTGCCGTTCCCCGGCGAACCCTGGCAGCCCGCCCTCCTGATGCTGCTGCTCGGCGGAGCCCTCGGCCTCTTCCAGCTGCCCCTGATCGTCGGCGTGCAGTCGACCGTCCCGTACGAGGAGAGGGGCACGACCACGGCCTCGGTCCTCTTCTGCCGCCAGGTCGGCCAGAGCGTCGGCGCCGCACTCTTCGGCGCGATCGCCAACGGCGTCCTCGCCGCCCGCCTCGGCACGGACACGGACCTCGACACCCTGGCCCGCGCCCTGACCTCCACCGACGCGATCCGCCGAGCGGTCGACGCGGCCGTGGACTGGGTCTACCTGGGCGCGGCCGCCGCGGCGGCACTCGCCCTCCTGGCCCTCCTCACCCTGGCCCCGCGCCGCTTCCCCGTCCTGAAGGAGGAGGACTGA
- a CDS encoding ABC transporter permease — protein sequence MTVLKTSLRNFLAHKGRMALSAVAVLLSVAFVSGTLVFTDTMNTTFDKLFASTASDVTVSPKGAGGNDETPQNGRPESLPASLVERVRKAEGVKDAQGSVTSLSVTVVDAKNKNVGPTGGAPTIAVNWSPYELRSVELASGHEPRGPTDVVVDAGTAEKHHLKIGDTLRTIAVTGDHSAKISGIVEFKVTNPGATVVYFDTVTAQRELLGKEGLFTQVMVDAKPGVGDDALKADVAAALGADAKNYKLHTAAEVADAGREDVAGFLDVMKYAMLGFAGIAFLVGIFLIVNTFSMLVAQRTREIGLMRAIGSSREQVNRSVLVEAVLLGLVGSIAGVAAGVGLAVGLMKLMSSMGMELSTRDLTVAWTTPAVGLALGIVVTVLAAYIPARRAGKVSPMAALRDAGTPADGKAGRVRGVLGLVLTAAGAAALVAAARAAEAGPGSLWLGLGVVLSLLGFVVIGPLLAGVVVRVLGAVVLRIFGPVGRMAERNALRNPRRTGATAAALMIGLALVAGLSVVGSSMVASATEELDRSVGADFIVQSGTGQPIVPQAQAAVEKTPGLDHVTAYKWVDAKVTDPRGRTTTADLAATDPTYVKDLRRETTAGTLTDAYGENAMSVGSDYATEHGVKVGDVLTLAFTGGDTVKLKVAAITADTGQVDKGAMYTNVSTVARHLPAERVPNSLLILASAKDGQEDAAYQALKDALAPYPQYKVSNQADYKEELQNQVGQLLNIVYGLLALAIVVAVLGVVNTLALSVVERTREIGLMRAIGLSRRQLRRMIRLESVVIALFGALLGLGLGMGWGTAAQKLLALEGLGVLEIPWPTIVTVFIGSAFVGLFAALVPAFRAGRMNVLNAIASE from the coding sequence ATGACCGTCCTCAAGACCTCGCTGCGCAACTTCCTCGCGCACAAGGGCCGCATGGCGCTCTCCGCCGTCGCCGTCCTGCTCTCCGTCGCGTTCGTCAGTGGGACCCTCGTCTTCACCGACACCATGAACACGACGTTCGACAAGCTCTTCGCGTCGACCGCCTCCGACGTCACCGTCAGCCCGAAGGGCGCGGGCGGCAACGACGAGACCCCGCAGAACGGCCGACCCGAGTCCCTGCCCGCCTCGCTCGTCGAGCGGGTCAGGAAGGCCGAAGGCGTCAAGGACGCGCAGGGCTCCGTCACCTCCCTGAGCGTCACCGTCGTCGACGCGAAGAACAAGAACGTCGGACCGACCGGCGGCGCGCCGACCATCGCCGTCAACTGGAGCCCCTACGAGCTCCGTTCGGTCGAACTGGCCTCCGGCCACGAACCGCGCGGGCCCACCGACGTCGTCGTCGACGCCGGCACCGCGGAGAAGCACCACCTGAAGATCGGCGACACCCTGCGCACGATCGCCGTCACCGGCGACCACAGCGCGAAGATCTCCGGCATCGTCGAGTTCAAGGTCACCAACCCCGGCGCCACCGTCGTCTACTTCGACACCGTCACCGCGCAGCGCGAACTCCTCGGCAAGGAAGGCCTGTTCACCCAGGTCATGGTCGACGCGAAGCCCGGTGTCGGCGACGACGCCCTCAAGGCGGACGTGGCCGCCGCGCTCGGCGCCGACGCGAAGAACTACAAGCTGCACACCGCCGCCGAGGTCGCCGACGCGGGCCGCGAGGACGTCGCCGGATTCCTCGACGTCATGAAGTACGCGATGCTCGGCTTCGCCGGGATCGCCTTCCTCGTCGGCATCTTCCTCATCGTCAACACCTTCTCCATGCTGGTCGCCCAGCGCACCCGCGAGATCGGCCTCATGCGGGCCATCGGCTCCAGCCGCGAGCAGGTGAACCGTTCCGTCCTCGTCGAGGCGGTCCTCCTCGGCCTCGTCGGCTCGATCGCCGGCGTCGCCGCGGGCGTCGGCCTCGCCGTCGGGCTCATGAAGCTCATGTCCTCCATGGGCATGGAACTCTCCACCCGCGACCTCACCGTCGCCTGGACGACCCCCGCCGTCGGCCTCGCCCTCGGCATCGTCGTCACCGTCCTCGCCGCGTACATCCCCGCCCGCCGGGCCGGGAAGGTCTCCCCGATGGCCGCGCTCCGCGACGCGGGCACCCCCGCCGACGGCAAGGCCGGACGGGTACGGGGCGTGCTCGGGCTCGTCCTCACCGCCGCCGGAGCGGCCGCCCTCGTGGCGGCGGCCCGCGCCGCCGAGGCCGGACCCGGCTCCCTCTGGCTCGGCCTCGGCGTCGTCCTCTCCCTCCTCGGCTTCGTCGTCATCGGCCCGCTCCTCGCCGGCGTCGTCGTCCGCGTCCTCGGCGCCGTCGTCCTGCGGATCTTCGGGCCCGTCGGCCGGATGGCCGAGCGCAACGCGCTCCGCAACCCGCGCCGCACCGGCGCCACCGCCGCCGCCCTGATGATCGGCCTCGCGCTCGTCGCCGGCCTGTCCGTCGTCGGCTCCTCGATGGTCGCCTCGGCCACCGAGGAACTCGACCGGTCCGTCGGCGCCGACTTCATCGTGCAGTCCGGCACCGGGCAGCCGATCGTGCCGCAGGCGCAGGCCGCCGTGGAGAAGACCCCCGGCCTGGACCACGTCACCGCGTACAAGTGGGTCGACGCGAAGGTCACCGACCCGCGCGGCAGGACCACCACGGCCGACCTGGCCGCCACCGACCCCACGTACGTGAAGGACCTGCGCCGCGAGACCACCGCGGGCACCCTCACCGACGCGTACGGCGAGAACGCCATGTCCGTCGGCAGCGACTACGCCACCGAGCACGGCGTGAAGGTCGGCGACGTCCTGACCCTCGCCTTCACGGGCGGCGACACGGTCAAGCTGAAGGTCGCGGCGATCACGGCGGACACCGGGCAGGTCGACAAGGGCGCGATGTACACGAACGTGTCCACCGTCGCCCGCCACCTGCCGGCCGAGCGGGTACCGAACAGCCTCCTCATCCTGGCCAGCGCCAAGGACGGCCAGGAGGACGCGGCGTACCAGGCCCTCAAGGACGCGCTCGCGCCGTACCCGCAGTACAAGGTCAGCAACCAGGCCGACTACAAGGAGGAGCTGCAGAACCAGGTCGGTCAGCTGCTCAACATCGTGTACGGGCTCCTCGCGCTCGCGATCGTCGTCGCGGTCCTCGGTGTCGTGAACACCCTCGCCCTCTCGGTGGTCGAGCGGACCCGCGAGATCGGCCTCATGCGGGCCATCGGGCTCTCCCGGCGGCAGCTGCGGCGCATGATCCGCCTGGAGTCGGTGGTCATCGCCCTCTTCGGCGCGCTGCTCGGCCTGGGCCTCGGGATGGGCTGGGGCACCGCCGCCCAGAAGCTCCTCGCCCTCGAAGGCCTCGGGGTCCTGGAGATCCCCTGGCCGACGATCGTGACGGTCTTCATCGGCTCGGCCTTCGTGGGGCTGTTCGCGGCGCTGGTCCCGGCGTTCCGCGCGGGCCGGATGAACGTCCTGAACGCGATCGCGAGCGAGTAG